A stretch of the Saccharolobus caldissimus genome encodes the following:
- a CDS encoding SDR family oxidoreductase → MNIDISGKRVLVTASTEGIGKGVAEAFLREGCNVIISSRSEEKVRKALTELKKISPSVWGFTADLTDDKSLESLVSKSFEIMHGIDILIVNSGNPPREPSYFFENSMEDWEYSIKLYLISAIKLVNLVYEYMKNQRWGRIFFLSSWTVKEPQRIFSLADISRASLIQMAKLLSKELGEFNITVNVILMGSFETEGAKKSLRKFAEKIGEPIDVVWKREVLSQIPLGRTGRIKEDLGSLLIFLSSDYGSYITGTTILIDGGMTRSI, encoded by the coding sequence ATGAATATCGATATTTCTGGAAAGAGAGTTCTTGTTACAGCATCAACGGAGGGAATAGGGAAAGGTGTTGCTGAAGCTTTTTTAAGAGAAGGTTGTAATGTTATTATTTCCTCTAGAAGTGAAGAGAAGGTACGTAAGGCTCTTACAGAACTTAAGAAAATAAGCCCCTCAGTTTGGGGTTTCACAGCTGATTTAACGGATGATAAATCATTAGAATCATTAGTTAGTAAATCATTTGAGATAATGCATGGAATAGATATATTAATTGTTAACTCTGGAAACCCTCCAAGGGAACCTTCCTATTTCTTTGAGAATTCAATGGAAGATTGGGAATATTCAATCAAATTATATCTAATAAGTGCAATAAAATTGGTGAATTTAGTGTATGAATATATGAAAAATCAGAGATGGGGTAGGATATTCTTCTTATCATCTTGGACCGTAAAAGAACCTCAAAGGATTTTCTCTCTTGCTGATATTTCTAGAGCCTCATTAATTCAGATGGCTAAATTGCTTAGTAAAGAATTAGGGGAGTTTAACATAACTGTAAATGTGATTTTAATGGGTAGTTTTGAAACTGAAGGTGCTAAGAAATCTCTAAGGAAATTCGCAGAAAAAATAGGGGAGCCAATTGATGTAGTTTGGAAAAGGGAAGTATTGTCTCAAATACCCCTAGGTAGAACTGGTAGAATAAAGGAAGATTTAGGCTCTCTTTTAATTTTTCTTTCATCAGATTATGGCAGTTATATTACTGGTACAACAATTTTGATCGATGGAGGAATGACGAGATCGATTTGA
- the pyk gene encoding pyruvate kinase, whose protein sequence is MRKTKIVATLGPSSENKVKELAEHVDVFRINFAHGDDESHKKYFDLIKEYAPSTSILVDLPGPKLRLGDFKGQIELKKGDKVVFSQRNGIPVDDELFYLAVKEGSYVLIADGTIRIRVTAVGKDRVEGIVIEGGILLPRKGINIPNVSLKSGITENDLKLLKKALNLGADYIGLSFVINEGDIKKVKEIVGDDAWVIAKIEKSEALRNLVNITKEADGIMVARGDLGVETGLENLPLIQRRIVKVSRIFGKPVILATQVLTSMLNSPIPTRAEIIDISNSIIQGVDAIMLSDETAIGNYPVESVKVLHNIITNVEKGIKHKPIRPLNSEDDAIALAAINAYKISKADIIVVHSRSGNSILRISRLRPQREVIGICPNPKLVRRFKLCYGIIPININEKLDSIDQIVAKSIEITEKIMNIKPKKIIIVGGDPKQQEGRTNFLIIRSLN, encoded by the coding sequence ATGAGAAAGACTAAAATTGTAGCAACGTTAGGCCCATCATCTGAAAATAAGGTAAAGGAATTAGCTGAACATGTAGATGTTTTTAGAATTAATTTCGCCCATGGAGACGATGAATCACATAAGAAATACTTCGACTTGATTAAGGAATACGCGCCAAGTACTTCAATTTTAGTAGACTTACCTGGACCAAAGTTAAGATTAGGAGATTTCAAAGGCCAAATAGAATTGAAAAAGGGTGATAAAGTAGTATTTTCGCAGAGAAATGGCATACCAGTAGACGATGAGCTATTCTACTTAGCTGTTAAAGAAGGTTCATACGTTTTAATAGCAGATGGTACAATAAGGATAAGAGTAACTGCTGTAGGCAAGGATAGAGTAGAGGGGATTGTTATTGAAGGAGGAATACTATTACCACGTAAAGGAATTAACATACCTAACGTAAGTTTAAAGTCTGGAATAACAGAAAATGACCTAAAATTACTTAAAAAGGCATTAAATTTAGGCGCTGATTATATAGGCCTTTCTTTTGTAATTAACGAGGGAGATATAAAAAAGGTAAAAGAGATAGTAGGAGATGACGCTTGGGTAATAGCTAAAATAGAAAAAAGTGAGGCTTTGAGAAATTTGGTGAACATAACAAAAGAAGCTGATGGAATAATGGTAGCTAGAGGAGATTTAGGAGTAGAGACTGGCTTAGAAAACTTACCTTTAATACAGAGAAGGATAGTGAAAGTGTCCAGAATATTTGGGAAACCGGTAATATTGGCTACTCAGGTATTAACTTCAATGCTAAACAGTCCTATACCTACTAGAGCTGAGATAATAGATATTTCAAATTCTATAATTCAAGGAGTAGATGCGATAATGCTAAGCGATGAGACTGCTATAGGCAATTATCCCGTAGAAAGCGTTAAAGTATTACATAATATTATAACTAACGTAGAAAAGGGCATAAAGCATAAGCCCATAAGACCGTTAAACAGTGAAGATGACGCAATAGCTCTAGCAGCAATAAATGCCTATAAGATATCCAAAGCTGATATTATAGTAGTGCATAGTAGGTCTGGGAATTCAATATTACGCATATCCAGATTAAGACCTCAAAGAGAAGTAATAGGTATATGTCCTAATCCTAAGCTCGTTAGAAGATTTAAGCTCTGTTATGGAATAATTCCAATCAATATAAATGAGAAACTTGATTCCATTGATCAAATAGTAGCTAAATCTATTGAAATTACAGAAAAAATAATGAATATAAAGCCTAAAAAAATTATTATTGTAGGAGGAGATCCTAAACAGCAAGAGGGCAGGACTAATTTCCTCATTATAAGATCACTAAATTAG
- a CDS encoding DUF1955 domain-containing protein yields MSEIQELRKKLIEAKKLILDGFTEQGIELLSKIITPNNIKESNWVICNIIDTASCDAVVKILDSLGKIFNITACANIKRVIYCYASFNKMSEYVDLALNAIITSNRKDYLDKLYSDIKEIPNINPEFLFKIGQAYRKLGAIRESNELLRKACESGLKEACENIKEITSRIM; encoded by the coding sequence ATGAGCGAGATCCAAGAGCTTAGAAAAAAACTTATTGAAGCAAAAAAACTAATACTGGATGGATTTACGGAACAAGGAATAGAATTACTTTCAAAAATTATTACTCCAAATAACATTAAGGAGTCTAATTGGGTTATATGTAATATAATAGATACTGCAAGTTGTGATGCTGTAGTTAAAATATTAGATTCTTTAGGTAAGATATTCAATATAACAGCTTGCGCAAATATAAAAAGAGTAATATATTGTTATGCATCATTTAATAAAATGAGTGAATATGTTGATCTAGCCCTAAATGCAATCATAACATCTAATAGGAAGGATTACTTAGACAAATTGTATAGTGATATTAAAGAAATACCTAATATTAATCCAGAATTCTTATTTAAAATAGGACAAGCTTATAGGAAATTAGGAGCTATAAGAGAAAGTAACGAATTGCTAAGAAAGGCTTGTGAAAGTGGATTAAAAGAGGCTTGTGAAAATATTAAAGAGATAACAAGCAGGATTATGTAA
- a CDS encoding chromatin protein Cren7 — protein sequence MSSGKRAVKVKTPNGKEMELVPEKAWALAPKGRKGVKIGLFKDPETGKYFRHKLPDDYPI from the coding sequence ATGAGTTCAGGTAAAAGGGCTGTTAAAGTAAAAACACCAAATGGTAAGGAAATGGAACTAGTGCCAGAGAAAGCCTGGGCATTAGCTCCAAAGGGCAGGAAGGGTGTAAAAATAGGGTTATTTAAAGATCCAGAAACTGGTAAGTACTTTAGGCATAAGTTACCAGATGACTATCCCATATAA
- a CDS encoding NAD(P)-dependent oxidoreductase, with translation MKVGLIGLGIMGYRIGANLAKAGKLHIVYNRSADKAESFAKEYKVSKASSINELVEKSDVIITMLSNDDAVKNVVEPIIPIMKGKILIDMSTISPTLSVSLAKKIESVNGTMFDAPVIGTSTFVEQKKLVVLVGGPKEKFDIVYDILKETASSIVYMGSNGMGLYAKLVNNLLLGSYVAAIAEAYNFGLKAGLDPQQIANLLSSLSSARSPTTELKMPKLVKGDYSTQFATKHMRKDLEIIMRESQNLKVITPISSLALQLYKMAEALGYSEFDFVSVLEVFKKLSPKS, from the coding sequence ATGAAAGTCGGTTTAATAGGCTTAGGGATAATGGGGTATAGAATTGGGGCTAATTTAGCTAAGGCAGGCAAGCTTCATATAGTGTATAATAGATCAGCAGATAAAGCAGAAAGCTTTGCTAAGGAGTATAAAGTTAGCAAAGCTTCTTCCATCAATGAATTAGTCGAAAAATCAGATGTAATAATTACCATGTTATCAAACGATGATGCAGTTAAAAACGTTGTAGAACCGATAATACCTATAATGAAAGGTAAGATTTTAATTGATATGAGTACCATAAGTCCTACGTTAAGTGTTAGTCTTGCTAAAAAGATAGAAAGTGTTAATGGAACTATGTTTGATGCTCCCGTAATAGGTACTTCTACATTTGTAGAACAGAAGAAGCTAGTCGTATTAGTTGGTGGTCCTAAAGAAAAATTTGATATAGTATACGATATATTGAAAGAGACTGCGTCCTCAATAGTTTATATGGGAAGTAATGGGATGGGTCTCTATGCTAAACTAGTAAATAACTTGTTGTTGGGTTCATATGTAGCAGCTATAGCGGAGGCATATAATTTCGGATTAAAAGCTGGTCTTGATCCTCAGCAAATAGCTAATTTATTATCCTCATTAAGTAGTGCTAGGTCACCTACAACTGAGTTAAAAATGCCTAAACTAGTAAAAGGAGACTACTCAACTCAGTTTGCTACCAAACATATGAGAAAAGATCTTGAAATTATAATGAGAGAATCACAAAATTTGAAAGTTATAACGCCAATTTCTTCCTTAGCATTACAGTTATATAAAATGGCTGAAGCATTAGGGTATTCTGAATTCGATTTTGTTTCCGTTTTAGAAGTATTCAAAAAACTTTCCCCTAAAAGTTAA
- the pyrH gene encoding UMP kinase has product MNIILKVSGKFFDEENVNNLLILKESVKELINHGFRVGIVTGGGNVARRYIKMAREVGVGEAYLDLLGIWASRLNAYLVMFTLQDMAYMHVPQSLEEFIEAWSHGKVVVTGGFQPGQSTAAVAALVAEASSSKILINATNVDGVYERDPRIYADAKLLPRLTTSDLRKILEISQSVQAGTYELLDPLAIKIVERSKIKVIVMNYRRLNKIINIINGEEISSVIEPV; this is encoded by the coding sequence ATGAACATTATTTTAAAGGTAAGTGGGAAATTTTTCGATGAAGAAAATGTTAACAATTTATTAATTTTAAAGGAAAGTGTAAAGGAATTAATAAACCATGGATTTAGGGTGGGCATAGTTACTGGTGGCGGAAACGTAGCTAGGCGTTATATAAAAATGGCCAGAGAGGTCGGAGTAGGCGAGGCTTATCTCGATTTATTAGGAATTTGGGCATCTAGACTTAATGCATATTTAGTCATGTTTACCTTACAAGATATGGCTTATATGCACGTTCCTCAGAGTTTAGAGGAATTCATAGAAGCGTGGTCGCATGGTAAGGTAGTTGTAACTGGGGGATTCCAACCAGGGCAGTCTACTGCAGCAGTTGCGGCTCTAGTAGCAGAAGCATCTTCCTCAAAGATCTTAATTAACGCTACAAATGTAGATGGAGTTTACGAGAGAGATCCTAGAATTTATGCTGATGCTAAGTTACTACCCCGCTTAACTACATCAGATTTAAGGAAAATTTTAGAGATCTCACAATCAGTTCAAGCGGGAACTTATGAATTATTAGATCCTTTAGCTATAAAGATTGTAGAGAGATCTAAAATAAAGGTAATAGTAATGAATTATAGGAGGCTTAATAAAATAATTAATATAATAAATGGGGAAGAAATATCATCTGTAATAGAACCAGTGTGA
- a CDS encoding cupin domain-containing protein, with protein MEYYLDNVENIKIEPVTIKGSHNAFIQWLVTKEIGSNKYAVRHFIIKPKGIIAHHKHKYSETLFIIKGTGRVCINGITKEVNKGDFVFINSNIPHQLRNDGTEDFEFICVISYEDDMNIVPIDVPCEQR; from the coding sequence ATGGAATATTATTTAGATAACGTAGAGAATATAAAAATAGAGCCAGTAACTATAAAGGGTTCGCATAATGCGTTTATACAATGGTTAGTCACCAAAGAAATAGGTTCTAATAAATATGCAGTGAGACATTTTATTATAAAACCTAAGGGTATTATAGCCCATCACAAGCACAAATATAGTGAAACATTATTTATTATAAAGGGTACTGGAAGGGTTTGCATTAACGGAATTACTAAAGAAGTGAACAAGGGAGATTTCGTATTTATAAACTCTAATATTCCTCATCAGCTAAGAAATGATGGGACTGAAGACTTTGAATTCATATGTGTAATATCTTATGAAGATGATATGAACATAGTTCCAATTGATGTACCTTGTGAACAAAGATGA
- a CDS encoding YidH family protein, with amino-acid sequence MPNPSDHLANERTFLAWIRTGIALIGFGFVIAKFVLFISLLKSSKSSVTSTSISSSVIYGEIMIILGAATIIYGLYLYLSYERELEKGIFKSKKMENMIFSIIIIIFAIILSFLLLI; translated from the coding sequence ATGCCCAATCCATCAGACCATCTGGCGAATGAGAGGACTTTCTTAGCGTGGATAAGAACTGGTATAGCCCTTATAGGTTTTGGATTTGTTATAGCTAAATTCGTGCTATTTATAAGTCTTTTAAAGTCGTCTAAATCATCAGTCACATCGACTTCAATATCTTCGTCGGTAATATACGGAGAAATTATGATAATTTTAGGTGCAGCTACAATTATATATGGATTATATTTATATCTTTCATATGAGAGAGAATTAGAAAAAGGAATTTTCAAATCAAAGAAAATGGAAAATATGATTTTCTCAATAATTATTATAATATTTGCAATAATACTATCATTTCTCTTACTAATTTAG
- the rpiA gene encoding ribose 5-phosphate isomerase A: MEAKEILANYVLQYLKENDIIGLGTGRTIRKLIEVLSKEENIKRGSIFLASSIDSELELSKNGFKVVSLFSGLRPSIYIDSFDVLTNAGVMIKGGGGALFREKLLTYFSKYKIFIGEESKLKKNVKALEVPIEVVNVSVNYVMRELENIGYEVKYREGSGKIGPIISDNGNIILDVIVKTEELCEFDKNVKRIPGVIETGVFCKELYNKIILADNNGRIEEIEPSK; this comes from the coding sequence GTGGAAGCTAAGGAGATATTAGCCAATTACGTCTTACAATACTTAAAGGAAAATGATATAATAGGATTAGGAACTGGAAGAACTATTAGAAAATTAATAGAGGTTCTAAGCAAAGAGGAAAATATTAAAAGAGGCTCGATTTTTTTGGCAAGTTCTATTGATTCTGAATTAGAGTTAAGCAAAAATGGGTTTAAGGTAGTTTCTCTCTTTTCTGGATTAAGACCATCAATCTATATTGATAGCTTTGATGTACTAACCAATGCTGGAGTAATGATTAAGGGGGGAGGAGGTGCCTTATTTAGGGAGAAATTATTAACTTACTTTTCTAAGTATAAGATTTTTATAGGAGAGGAATCTAAACTTAAAAAGAACGTTAAAGCTTTAGAAGTTCCAATAGAGGTAGTAAATGTAAGCGTTAACTACGTTATGAGAGAACTTGAGAACATAGGGTATGAAGTAAAATATAGGGAAGGTAGTGGAAAAATAGGCCCTATAATCTCTGATAATGGAAATATAATCTTAGATGTAATTGTAAAAACCGAAGAATTATGTGAATTTGATAAAAACGTTAAAAGAATCCCAGGTGTAATAGAAACTGGAGTTTTTTGTAAAGAATTATATAATAAAATAATTCTTGCCGATAATAATGGAAGAATAGAAGAGATAGAACCTAGTAAATAA
- the lysS gene encoding homocitrate synthase, whose product MVKVGILDSTLREGEQTPGVVFNIEQRVEIAKALSDLGVAMIEAGHPSVSPDIYEGIRRIMKLKREGIITSEIIAHSRAVKKDIEVAAELEVDRIAIFYGVSDIHLKAKHKVSREDALRIIAETVSYAKSHGVKVRFTAEDGSRTDFDFLAKVAKVARDAGADRVSIADTVGVLYPLKTRELFSALTKEVPNVEFDIHAHNDLGLAVANSLAAIEGGATIVHTTVNGLGERVGITPLQQIAAAIKYHFGIEVVKLDKLQYVANLVEKYSGIPMPPNYPITGDYAFLHKAGVHVAGVLNDPRTYEFMPPETFGRTRDYTIDKYTGKHALKDRYEKLGVKLGDAELDQILAKIKSNPTIRFYRDVDLLELAEEVTGRILKPRPPEHIEAIISVKCDSNVYTTSVTRRLSVISGVKEVMEISGDYDIIVKVEAKDSNELNQIIESIRAVKGVKSTLTSLVLKKM is encoded by the coding sequence ATGGTCAAAGTAGGTATATTAGATTCAACGCTAAGAGAAGGAGAACAAACACCAGGTGTTGTATTTAATATTGAACAGAGAGTAGAAATCGCAAAAGCTTTATCGGATTTAGGAGTTGCAATGATCGAAGCTGGACATCCTTCAGTTTCTCCAGATATTTATGAAGGAATAAGGAGAATTATGAAATTAAAAAGGGAGGGAATAATAACCTCAGAAATTATAGCACACAGTAGGGCCGTTAAAAAGGATATAGAGGTAGCAGCTGAATTAGAAGTTGATAGGATAGCTATATTTTATGGGGTTAGTGATATACACCTAAAAGCCAAACATAAGGTTAGTAGAGAAGACGCACTGAGGATTATAGCAGAAACGGTAAGTTATGCAAAGAGTCATGGAGTTAAAGTTAGATTTACTGCCGAAGATGGTTCTAGAACTGATTTCGATTTTCTAGCGAAGGTAGCTAAAGTTGCTAGGGATGCTGGAGCAGATAGAGTGAGCATAGCTGATACTGTAGGTGTTCTATATCCATTAAAAACTAGAGAATTATTTAGCGCATTAACTAAAGAAGTTCCTAACGTAGAATTTGATATTCACGCCCACAATGACTTAGGCTTAGCTGTAGCTAATTCTCTTGCTGCCATAGAAGGAGGTGCTACGATAGTTCATACTACGGTTAACGGATTAGGGGAAAGGGTTGGAATTACGCCATTGCAACAAATTGCAGCAGCAATAAAATATCATTTCGGAATAGAAGTTGTAAAACTAGATAAATTGCAATATGTAGCAAATTTAGTTGAGAAGTATAGCGGAATTCCAATGCCTCCTAATTATCCGATAACTGGAGATTACGCTTTTCTACATAAAGCTGGAGTTCACGTTGCAGGAGTATTAAATGATCCAAGAACCTACGAGTTTATGCCTCCAGAGACATTTGGAAGGACAAGAGATTATACAATAGATAAATACACTGGAAAACACGCATTAAAGGATAGATACGAAAAACTAGGTGTAAAATTGGGGGATGCGGAATTAGACCAAATATTAGCCAAAATAAAATCTAATCCAACCATTAGATTCTATAGAGACGTCGACTTATTAGAATTAGCTGAAGAAGTTACTGGGAGAATTCTAAAACCTAGACCACCTGAGCATATTGAAGCTATTATTTCAGTTAAATGTGATTCTAACGTCTATACTACTTCAGTTACTAGACGTTTATCAGTTATTTCTGGAGTAAAGGAAGTTATGGAGATATCTGGAGATTATGATATTATAGTTAAAGTTGAGGCTAAGGATTCTAATGAATTAAATCAGATAATTGAAAGTATAAGAGCAGTAAAAGGCGTAAAATCTACCTTAACTTCTCTAGTGCTTAAGAAAATGTAA